AGGTGAATTTTGCTGGGTACACAACCAATCGTTTTCCTGATTGGATGAACGTACCCGAGAGAAGAGTGAAGGGAGACGCAACGATGAAAGCTGCGGTACCTAGAACTGTCCCTGCAAGTCCCATAGGACGAGCTACGATGAGATCAATCAACATTTCTCCACCAGATGGAACTTCTCTCGCAGATATACTTTGTGTCCACAAAAGACAGATTAAGAAAAGGATAGACAAGGGTCGTGTTTGTTTCATAGGCTGATCACTCGGGCTTTCCATCTGATGAAATCTCGAGAATGATATCTGTGTAAAGTAAGAAATATGGCTAAAGAAATTGTTTTGTTTGTTCTCTTTTCTGTTGTTCATCTCCTTGCGATCGTTACGATCACAAAAGAGGATGGATTTTATCTCCCTTCCAAAATCATACCCATCATCATTTTGATTTTTGGTTTGATGCGATTTTACCCGACATTGGAAAAACGTGGGAAATTGGTAGCGATTGGGCTCGTATTTTCGCTTTTTGGCGACAGTTTTTTGGCCATACCCAAAGAAGGATACTTTGTGCCTGGGCTTGGATCGTTTCTCATTGCCCAATTGATTTATTCCTATGCCTTCACCATTGATTCCAAAATCAAACCAATCCTTGCGATTCCGTTTTTGTTATTTGGAAGTTCCTTCTTTATGGTGCTTGCACCAAAATTGGGCGCACTGATGATACCCGTTGGATTTTACATCTCTGCCATTTGCCTTATGGGATGGAGGGCTGCTGCCAGAAACTCCATTACAAAACCATTTTATTTGGGACTTGCGGGTGCACTCGTTTTTATTTTGTCTGATTCCATCATAGCCTATTCGATGTTTCTCAACCGAGAAATGGATCGTACGTTCGCGTCTCTTGGCATTATGATCACATATTATCTTGCCCAAGTTCTAATTTATTCTGCTACAAAGTCAGAAGAGTTAGATGTTCAATCTGTGAAAAATACTTGA
This Leptospira biflexa serovar Patoc strain 'Patoc 1 (Paris)' DNA region includes the following protein-coding sequences:
- a CDS encoding lysoplasmalogenase, whose product is MAKEIVLFVLFSVVHLLAIVTITKEDGFYLPSKIIPIIILIFGLMRFYPTLEKRGKLVAIGLVFSLFGDSFLAIPKEGYFVPGLGSFLIAQLIYSYAFTIDSKIKPILAIPFLLFGSSFFMVLAPKLGALMIPVGFYISAICLMGWRAAARNSITKPFYLGLAGALVFILSDSIIAYSMFLNREMDRTFASLGIMITYYLAQVLIYSATKSEELDVQSVKNT